The following are from one region of the Ruficoccus amylovorans genome:
- a CDS encoding helix-turn-helix domain-containing protein — protein MAFGAVLKEHRKTAGLSQEELAFRAGMHSTAISLYERGLRQPTLHTVFTLAQVLELRPSALVADMEGLKPALL, from the coding sequence ATGGCATTTGGTGCGGTACTCAAAGAACACCGCAAAACAGCAGGGCTCTCCCAAGAGGAGTTGGCCTTTCGTGCAGGCATGCACAGCACAGCGATTTCCCTCTACGAACGAGGCCTTCGCCAGCCCACGCTGCACACGGTCTTTACCCTCGCCCAGGTGCTTGAGCTGCGGCCCTCTGCCCTTGTCGCGGATATGGAGGGACTCAAGCCTGCGCTGCTGTAG
- a CDS encoding type IV secretory system conjugative DNA transfer family protein has product MAIEAALIQHSLPLLRGRSIERILAEEAGKGRSTFISQEPVSVTPPCRSLRNMGENHVPEPNVSHDYQSFRIWMSPGYEFDWVRSERFIKELLAVKGPVLFEIYGNEAGIQLQFGVSRADVDAVQVAFTAEHSTCQLTRANTCRFRNHLTQSSHFAFRDYYPVSVYHENLTCSSEFRYTPLEALLCALGRLPEDTTGFYQCIMQPATGVWHENVAVLYDLHYLHSSYREGNAPRYGMQLPSSELHMQAQRMERKAHPDKPMFAAALRIGVVSDTPISAAMMQSLCSFTGLFQHGSRALAYLSERDYSLSTDSQCRMLELGAVHRHGFIVNSQELAGLVHLFDSKVVAEHRLPIEFNTTLSPDPGELSEGVVIGMARSNGEDVPVCIASQLRERSVHLIGVSGSGKTSVMVNMALQDAGAGQGVVFIDPHGDAVRDILARLSEQELERTIWFDPGDPDYVPLWNPLALGAGANAHRLADDLLSSIERVSTAWGDRLAHILRNGLLGLIQAKPDATLSDLYDLIRKDSPEAKRLRTLIVNNATDETVRNFWKVDFLKDYQKGDLAAPKHKLHKLISSQPVFCQSECRINLPTIMNEGRILLVDLSSVGAETRKHLGSFMLTQVMIAALARSKVPYTERKPFGVFLDEAHLFVGPETIEDMIAQTRKYRIRLTLAHQYLKQFGRAAQIDALSTVGSTLIGRIDRNDAGYFAKDLSVHGITADNLVGLKKYHMVARLDTCVCTLKTRPLPEPVHTDLRGIIQDSYRKYYTPAKRRRQAGNGSSSAKSADEEFFYDEF; this is encoded by the coding sequence TACCCCGCCATGCCGCTCTCTGCGCAACATGGGTGAAAACCACGTGCCCGAGCCGAATGTGTCGCACGATTACCAGTCATTTCGCATCTGGATGTCGCCAGGATACGAGTTCGATTGGGTCCGAAGCGAACGGTTCATCAAGGAGTTACTGGCTGTGAAAGGCCCTGTTTTGTTCGAGATTTATGGCAACGAGGCAGGCATTCAGCTACAGTTCGGTGTTTCTCGGGCGGATGTTGACGCTGTGCAGGTCGCCTTTACGGCAGAACATTCTACCTGCCAATTGACCCGGGCTAACACATGCCGTTTTCGAAACCATCTGACCCAGTCGAGTCATTTTGCCTTTCGGGACTACTATCCGGTTTCGGTCTATCATGAGAATCTGACATGCAGCAGCGAGTTTCGCTATACGCCACTTGAGGCTTTGCTTTGCGCACTGGGCCGATTACCTGAGGATACGACAGGCTTTTATCAGTGTATCATGCAGCCTGCAACAGGGGTGTGGCATGAGAATGTGGCGGTTTTATATGACCTGCACTACCTGCACAGTTCGTACCGGGAGGGGAATGCTCCTCGCTATGGGATGCAGTTGCCGTCCTCAGAGCTGCATATGCAGGCGCAGCGCATGGAGAGAAAAGCTCACCCGGACAAGCCGATGTTTGCAGCCGCCTTGCGAATTGGAGTGGTTAGCGATACTCCTATCTCTGCTGCAATGATGCAATCGCTCTGTTCCTTCACCGGATTGTTTCAGCACGGATCAAGGGCGCTCGCGTATCTTTCGGAAAGGGATTACTCCCTGTCAACGGATTCACAGTGCCGTATGCTTGAGTTGGGGGCGGTTCACCGGCATGGGTTCATCGTTAACTCACAGGAGCTGGCAGGACTTGTGCACCTGTTTGATTCAAAAGTCGTGGCTGAGCATCGCCTTCCCATTGAATTCAACACGACATTGTCTCCCGATCCGGGCGAGTTGTCCGAAGGAGTTGTTATCGGGATGGCACGCAGTAACGGGGAAGATGTTCCTGTATGTATTGCTTCTCAGTTGCGCGAGCGTTCCGTGCACCTGATTGGTGTAAGTGGCTCGGGTAAGACCTCTGTCATGGTGAACATGGCCTTGCAGGACGCTGGGGCAGGGCAGGGGGTCGTGTTCATCGATCCGCATGGGGATGCGGTTCGCGATATACTGGCAAGATTATCCGAGCAGGAACTGGAGCGCACGATATGGTTTGATCCCGGGGATCCCGATTATGTGCCATTATGGAATCCGCTGGCATTAGGGGCGGGAGCCAATGCGCACCGGCTGGCCGACGACCTGCTTTCCAGTATCGAAAGAGTATCAACAGCCTGGGGGGACCGGTTGGCTCATATCCTCCGTAACGGCTTGCTAGGGCTCATACAGGCCAAGCCTGATGCGACCCTAAGCGATCTGTATGATTTGATTCGTAAAGACAGCCCGGAGGCCAAGCGATTGCGAACCCTCATCGTGAATAACGCCACGGATGAAACGGTGCGAAACTTCTGGAAGGTAGATTTTCTTAAAGATTACCAGAAGGGAGACTTGGCAGCCCCCAAACACAAGTTGCATAAGCTTATCAGTTCTCAGCCCGTCTTTTGCCAGTCGGAGTGCCGGATTAATCTGCCAACCATCATGAACGAGGGGCGCATTCTGCTGGTTGACCTTTCTTCGGTAGGAGCCGAGACCCGCAAGCATCTTGGCTCATTCATGCTTACGCAGGTTATGATTGCGGCTCTTGCCCGGAGCAAAGTCCCTTATACCGAGCGCAAACCCTTTGGTGTGTTTCTGGATGAGGCTCATCTATTTGTCGGTCCTGAAACCATTGAGGATATGATCGCACAGACCCGTAAATACCGCATTCGGCTAACCCTGGCCCATCAGTATTTGAAGCAGTTTGGACGTGCCGCTCAGATTGATGCGCTCTCCACGGTGGGCAGCACCCTCATCGGCAGGATTGACCGAAACGATGCTGGATACTTTGCCAAGGACCTTTCGGTCCATGGGATAACTGCGGACAATCTTGTTGGACTGAAAAAATACCACATGGTTGCCCGTTTGGACACATGCGTCTGTACGTTAAAGACCCGTCCGCTTCCCGAACCAGTTCACACGGATCTGCGTGGGATTATTCAGGATTCTTACCGCAAATACTATACCCCGGCCAAACGTAGGCGCCAAGCAGGGAATGGTTCATCCTCTGCTAAAAGCGCTGATGAGGAATTCTTTTATGATGAGTTCTAG